From the genome of Cognaticolwellia beringensis, one region includes:
- the mltF gene encoding membrane-bound lytic murein transglycosylase MltF, which translates to MINTQIKSFAIKVSLNKLLALFLVPCIFMLSACESHKASANLQRIIDRGYLTVGTLYGNTSYYLDAEGPAGFEYELAQKYAEYLGVELKMMPSYNLNDLFQQLDNGSVDILAAGLAVTDERLKNYHFSPSYDDVSQKLVFKQGNIRPRTLADLTGTLEVLEHSSHVESLSQLKLSNPELTWSTTSELDSEELLLRVLSDEIDYTIADTNTLAVSRRYYPEISIGFTIRKEESLAWMINKHSDDSIFASVIEFFGQVHHNGVLLALNDKHYGHIEEFNYVDTRMFIKAIANKLPEYQPLFEKYGQEVDWRLLAAISYQESHWEPHARSYTGVRGMMMLTLPTAKQMGIKSRLDAEQSIRGGAKYFKQMIARMPARVPSPDRLWFALASYNIGLGHLNDARKITKQQGGDPDRWVEVKERLPLLKQKKYYKKTRYGYARGDEPVNYVENIRRYYDTLTWMDDQAKHSAVKSELAVNEIH; encoded by the coding sequence ATGATAAATACACAAATAAAATCATTTGCTATTAAAGTTAGCTTGAATAAGCTGTTGGCCTTGTTTCTAGTGCCATGTATATTCATGTTGTCTGCTTGTGAATCGCACAAAGCGTCTGCAAATTTGCAGCGTATTATTGATCGTGGTTATTTAACCGTAGGCACACTTTATGGTAACACTAGCTATTACCTTGACGCCGAAGGGCCCGCAGGTTTTGAATATGAACTTGCGCAAAAATATGCCGAATATTTAGGTGTCGAATTAAAAATGATGCCTAGTTATAATTTAAATGATTTATTTCAACAGCTTGATAATGGTAGCGTTGATATACTCGCTGCTGGGCTAGCGGTAACTGATGAGCGTCTTAAAAATTATCATTTTTCACCAAGTTATGATGATGTTAGTCAAAAGCTAGTTTTTAAGCAGGGTAATATTAGACCACGCACATTGGCTGATTTAACGGGTACGTTAGAAGTATTAGAACACTCTAGTCACGTAGAAAGTTTATCACAATTAAAATTATCTAATCCGGAACTGACATGGTCGACAACCAGTGAATTAGATAGCGAAGAACTTTTATTGCGTGTACTTTCTGACGAAATTGATTACACCATTGCAGACACGAATACTTTGGCCGTTAGTCGCCGATATTATCCTGAAATCAGTATAGGCTTTACTATTCGTAAAGAAGAATCATTAGCTTGGATGATCAATAAACATAGTGACGATTCTATTTTTGCCAGCGTAATTGAGTTTTTTGGGCAAGTTCATCATAACGGTGTATTGTTGGCTTTGAATGATAAACATTATGGCCATATTGAAGAATTTAATTATGTCGATACACGTATGTTTATTAAGGCTATTGCAAATAAATTACCCGAGTATCAACCACTTTTTGAAAAATATGGACAAGAGGTAGACTGGCGTTTGTTAGCGGCTATAAGCTATCAAGAGTCGCATTGGGAACCTCATGCCCGCTCTTATACCGGTGTGCGAGGTATGATGATGCTAACCTTGCCGACCGCAAAACAAATGGGCATAAAAAGTCGTTTAGATGCTGAACAGAGTATTCGTGGTGGTGCAAAATATTTTAAGCAAATGATTGCACGTATGCCAGCACGAGTTCCCTCTCCAGATCGACTTTGGTTTGCGCTCGCTTCATATAATATCGGCTTAGGGCATTTAAATGATGCTCGTAAAATTACCAAGCAACAAGGCGGAGATCCTGACCGTTGGGTGGAAGTGAAGGAGCGCTTGCCGTTACTAAAACAGAAAAAATATTATAAAAAAACTCGCTATGGTTACGCTCGTGGCGACGAACCGGTTAATTATGTTGAAAATATTCGTCGTTACTATGATACATTAACTTGGATGGATGATCAGGCCAAGCATAGCGCAGTGAAAAGTGAGTTGGCGGTGAATGAAATACATTAG
- the tadA gene encoding tRNA adenosine(34) deaminase TadA has translation MKSTSTDKLITKIISQPSDDGFSELDIKFMRRAIELASIADSHNEIPVGAVVVYAGEIVGEGFNQSIMNNDPSAHAEMMAIRDAGKNLHNYRLLDCTLYVTLEPCPMCAGLLVHSRINRLVFASEDLKTGAAGSAFSLVNHEKHNHQVNTESGLLADECSVMLSAFFKRRRAEKKAEKQARKSQL, from the coding sequence ATGAAAAGTACCTCAACAGATAAACTTATCACTAAAATCATCAGTCAACCAAGTGATGACGGCTTTTCTGAACTCGACATTAAGTTTATGCGCCGAGCTATTGAACTGGCTAGCATTGCAGACAGCCATAATGAAATACCGGTAGGTGCAGTGGTAGTTTATGCAGGGGAAATTGTGGGCGAAGGCTTTAATCAGTCGATCATGAATAATGACCCCTCAGCACATGCCGAAATGATGGCAATTCGTGATGCAGGCAAAAACTTACACAATTATCGTCTGCTCGATTGCACGCTATATGTCACCCTTGAACCTTGCCCTATGTGTGCAGGTTTGTTGGTACATAGCCGTATAAATCGTTTAGTTTTTGCTAGTGAAGACTTAAAGACAGGAGCAGCTGGCAGCGCATTTTCATTAGTAAACCATGAAAAGCATAATCATCAAGTGAATACAGAATCAGGCCTTTTAGCCGACGAATGTAGCGTTATGCTTTCAGCTTTTTTTAAACGGAGAAGAGCGGAAAAAAAAGCCGAAAAACAAGCAAGAAAATCACAGTTATAA
- a CDS encoding universal stress protein produces the protein MKNFKNILVIAEDIGLNQTLLLKALRIAHSAKANLTIITNKHDKEIEQHLELIYQQKTTSSAMLNGYNPGKLEIDINIKYCSAPFSHQDVLAEVTNHSYDLLIKDIHAAHFRWGLSWSDNHYLLREGKTNLLLVGETQWPESGNILAALETEESTDKHQKLNQFMIDESRYLAGLLNSEVHLINCYQEQPSISLEDRLFEEGVEEPSQQHWRHLKSSASNFDVEQDHMHVEPGLPEFVIPHEAKKYNADIVTLGAGEHHGLIDLLKGHSTDYVLEGLSCDALILKANVCN, from the coding sequence ATGAAAAACTTTAAAAATATTTTAGTGATTGCTGAAGATATCGGCCTAAACCAAACCTTATTGCTTAAAGCGTTGAGGATTGCACACAGTGCAAAAGCAAATTTAACGATCATAACCAATAAGCATGATAAAGAAATAGAGCAGCATCTCGAGCTGATTTATCAGCAAAAGACTACAAGCTCAGCCATGTTAAACGGATATAATCCAGGAAAATTGGAAATTGATATCAATATAAAATATTGCTCAGCACCATTTTCGCACCAAGATGTCTTGGCTGAAGTGACTAATCATAGTTATGATCTATTGATTAAAGACATACATGCCGCACATTTTCGTTGGGGTTTATCTTGGTCTGATAACCATTATTTATTGCGTGAAGGTAAGACTAATCTTTTGCTCGTTGGTGAAACACAGTGGCCAGAAAGTGGCAATATTTTAGCGGCATTAGAAACAGAAGAGTCGACAGATAAACACCAAAAACTGAACCAGTTTATGATTGATGAAAGTCGTTATTTGGCGGGGCTTTTAAACAGTGAAGTTCATTTAATTAACTGTTATCAAGAACAACCCAGTATTTCATTAGAAGATCGCTTATTTGAGGAAGGTGTTGAAGAGCCTTCACAACAGCACTGGCGTCATTTAAAAAGCTCTGCATCTAACTTTGATGTAGAACAAGATCATATGCACGTTGAACCAGGCTTGCCGGAGTTTGTGATTCCGCATGAAGCGAAAAAATATAATGCTGACATTGTTACTTTAGGTGCTGGTGAACATCATGGTTTAATTGATTTACTTAAAGGGCATTCTACAGATTATGTACTCGAAGGGCTTTCTTGTGATGCACTTATTTTAAAAGCAAATGTATGTAATTAA
- the purL gene encoding phosphoribosylformylglycinamidine synthase, whose protein sequence is MKTFRGAPALSDFRVNKLLNQCSELQLPVTDIYAEFTHFAHVSADLDVEEASVLQQLLKYGPTIEEHDPVGQFLLVTPRPGTISPWSSKSTDIANNCGLSKVIRLERGLAYYVSTENDEPLTPAQQSTLNNLIHDRMMESIFTDINEASALFASAEPGELTSIDIEHGGKNALVQANIELGLALAEDEVNYLFENFSKLGRNPHDIELYMFAQANSEHCRHKIFNADWTIDGVKQPKSLFKMIRNTHEVNPDFVLSAYKDNAAVMVGNKGGRFFPNPETNVYDYHHEDIQILMKVETHNHPTAISPYPGAATGSGGEIRDEGATGIGSKPKAGLVGFSVSNLRIPGFEQPWETDFGKPNRIVSALDIMTEGPLGGAAFNNEFGRPAILGYFRTYEEQVNSFNGSEVRGYHKPIMLAGGLGNIRDEHVQKREIVVGAHLIALGGPAMNIGLGGGAASSMASGQSAESLDFASVQRENPEMERRCQEVIDKCWQLGEENPIAFIHDVGAGGLSNAFPELVSDGGRGGVFELRNVPNDERSMAPHEIWCNESQERYVIAVSDKNLATFEQICLRERAPFSVVGRATEEEHLIVTDSHFAGNDKLDTPIDLPLEVLLGKTPKIFKDVETKVATGDNFSVTDITLADAAERILSLPTVAEKTFLITIGDRSVTGMVNRDQMVGPWQVPVADCGVTASALDSYHGEAMSLGERTPVALLNFGASARLAVAESLTNIAGTDIGDLNRIKLSANWMSPAGHPGEDAGLYEAVKAIGEELCPALGLTIPVGKDSMSMKTKWEENGAEKSVTSPMSLIITAFGVVEDIRKTVTPELRIDQGETRIVAIDLSKGKQRLGGSCLAQVYKHLGNETPDVDCSETLKGFFNAMQTLVRDEKLIAYHDISDGGLFTTVVEMAFAGHTGVDIDLSKLTSASGNDVDVLFNEELGAVIQIRESDVDAIHAVFAEFGIEDCCTDIGRINNEDTIRFTRNNEVVLENSRTYYRTTWAQTTHKMQSLRDNPECAQQEHDVKFDTEDPGLSADLSFDINEDIVAGLIAKDAQHATNPRIAILREQGVNSHVEMAAAFDRAGFVAVDVHMSDILSGRTDLADFNGLVACGGFSYGDVLGAGEGWAKSILFNKDAKTMFKTFFEREDTFSLGVCNGCQMLSNLKEIIPGSDAWPRFVQNKSERFEARFSLVEIQPTPSIFFDGMEGSRMPIAVSHGEGRAEFKSDDDIDTANESGTVAMRFVDNYGHITETYPANPNGSPDGITALTTTDGRVTIMMPHPERVFRTVANSWHPDEWQEDSPWVRMFRNARKFIG, encoded by the coding sequence ATGAAAACCTTTCGCGGTGCGCCAGCACTATCTGATTTTAGAGTAAACAAGCTATTAAATCAGTGTTCTGAGCTGCAACTGCCGGTCACGGATATCTATGCTGAATTTACCCATTTCGCTCATGTTTCAGCAGATTTAGACGTTGAAGAAGCCTCGGTTTTACAGCAACTTCTTAAGTATGGCCCTACAATTGAAGAACATGACCCCGTTGGGCAGTTTTTATTAGTAACACCACGACCTGGCACGATCTCTCCTTGGTCATCAAAATCTACCGACATTGCAAACAACTGTGGTTTAAGTAAGGTTATTCGCCTAGAGCGCGGCTTAGCTTACTACGTCAGCACCGAAAACGACGAGCCATTAACGCCAGCGCAACAATCGACATTAAATAATTTGATTCATGATCGCATGATGGAATCAATTTTCACTGACATCAATGAAGCCAGCGCGCTTTTTGCTAGTGCAGAGCCAGGTGAACTTACCAGCATTGACATCGAACACGGCGGCAAAAACGCTTTAGTTCAAGCCAACATTGAGCTGGGTCTAGCCCTAGCCGAAGATGAAGTTAACTACTTATTTGAAAACTTCAGCAAACTTGGTCGTAATCCGCACGACATTGAACTTTACATGTTTGCCCAAGCAAACTCAGAGCATTGTCGTCATAAAATATTTAACGCCGACTGGACTATCGACGGTGTAAAACAGCCGAAATCGTTGTTCAAAATGATCCGCAATACCCATGAAGTCAACCCTGACTTTGTTTTAAGTGCTTATAAAGACAACGCGGCGGTTATGGTGGGTAACAAAGGCGGTCGTTTCTTCCCAAATCCTGAAACGAATGTTTATGACTATCACCATGAAGACATCCAAATTTTAATGAAAGTTGAAACTCACAACCACCCTACTGCTATCTCTCCTTACCCGGGCGCTGCAACTGGTTCAGGTGGTGAGATTCGTGATGAAGGCGCAACCGGTATTGGTTCAAAACCCAAAGCGGGTTTAGTGGGGTTTTCAGTTTCAAACTTACGTATTCCGGGTTTTGAACAACCATGGGAAACTGATTTTGGTAAACCCAATCGTATCGTTTCAGCCTTAGATATTATGACGGAAGGCCCATTAGGTGGCGCAGCTTTTAATAATGAGTTTGGTCGCCCAGCTATTTTAGGTTATTTCCGTACCTACGAAGAACAAGTTAACTCGTTTAACGGTAGCGAAGTCCGTGGTTACCATAAGCCCATTATGTTGGCCGGTGGCTTAGGTAATATTCGTGACGAACACGTACAAAAGCGCGAAATAGTTGTTGGCGCTCATTTAATTGCCCTTGGTGGCCCTGCAATGAACATTGGTTTAGGTGGCGGTGCCGCTTCTTCAATGGCATCAGGTCAATCTGCTGAGAGTTTAGATTTTGCTTCCGTGCAACGTGAAAACCCTGAAATGGAACGTCGTTGCCAAGAAGTTATTGATAAGTGTTGGCAGTTAGGCGAAGAAAACCCTATTGCTTTCATTCATGATGTTGGCGCGGGTGGTTTATCTAATGCCTTTCCTGAGCTAGTTTCTGATGGCGGCCGTGGTGGTGTTTTTGAACTGCGTAACGTACCGAATGATGAACGTAGCATGGCACCTCATGAAATTTGGTGTAACGAATCTCAAGAACGTTATGTTATCGCTGTATCAGATAAAAACTTAGCCACATTTGAACAAATATGTCTTCGTGAACGCGCACCATTTTCTGTGGTTGGTCGTGCTACCGAAGAAGAACACTTAATCGTTACTGACTCACATTTTGCTGGTAACGATAAGTTAGACACACCGATTGATTTACCACTTGAAGTTTTATTAGGTAAAACGCCTAAAATCTTCAAAGACGTTGAAACAAAAGTAGCCACTGGCGATAACTTTAGCGTTACTGACATCACGTTAGCTGATGCAGCTGAGCGTATTTTATCTTTGCCTACTGTTGCAGAAAAAACTTTCTTAATTACTATTGGCGATCGCTCGGTAACCGGTATGGTTAATCGCGACCAAATGGTTGGCCCTTGGCAAGTACCTGTAGCCGATTGTGGTGTTACCGCTTCAGCGCTTGATTCTTACCACGGCGAAGCTATGTCGTTGGGTGAGCGCACACCCGTTGCCTTATTAAACTTTGGCGCTTCAGCACGTTTGGCAGTAGCTGAGTCGCTAACTAACATTGCCGGTACTGATATTGGTGATTTGAACCGTATTAAGCTTTCAGCTAACTGGATGTCTCCTGCGGGTCATCCAGGTGAAGATGCAGGTTTATACGAAGCGGTTAAAGCTATTGGTGAAGAACTTTGCCCAGCACTTGGTTTAACGATTCCTGTTGGTAAAGACTCTATGTCGATGAAAACCAAATGGGAAGAAAATGGTGCTGAGAAATCTGTAACGTCTCCAATGTCGTTAATTATCACCGCTTTTGGTGTTGTTGAAGACATTCGTAAAACCGTAACACCTGAATTAAGAATAGATCAAGGTGAGACTCGCATCGTTGCCATTGACTTATCAAAAGGTAAACAGCGTTTAGGCGGTTCATGTTTAGCTCAGGTTTATAAACACCTTGGCAATGAAACCCCAGATGTAGATTGTTCTGAAACCTTAAAAGGCTTCTTCAACGCCATGCAAACACTCGTGCGTGATGAAAAACTGATTGCATACCATGATATTTCGGATGGCGGTTTATTCACTACTGTGGTTGAAATGGCTTTTGCTGGCCATACCGGTGTTGATATTGACTTAAGTAAACTGACTTCAGCATCAGGCAACGATGTTGATGTATTATTTAATGAAGAACTTGGCGCAGTAATTCAAATTCGCGAAAGTGACGTTGATGCTATCCACGCCGTTTTTGCTGAATTTGGTATTGAAGATTGTTGCACGGACATTGGCCGAATTAATAACGAAGATACTATCCGCTTTACCCGTAACAACGAAGTTGTGCTAGAAAACTCTCGTACTTATTACCGCACTACCTGGGCACAAACCACCCATAAAATGCAGTCGTTACGTGACAATCCAGAATGTGCTCAACAAGAACATGATGTTAAGTTTGATACTGAAGATCCAGGCCTAAGTGCTGATTTAAGTTTTGATATCAATGAAGATATTGTTGCTGGTTTAATAGCAAAAGATGCTCAGCATGCAACTAACCCTCGCATTGCTATTTTACGTGAACAAGGCGTCAACTCACATGTAGAAATGGCTGCGGCATTTGATCGTGCAGGTTTTGTTGCCGTTGACGTACATATGTCAGACATTTTATCTGGCCGTACTGATTTAGCTGACTTTAATGGCTTAGTGGCTTGTGGCGGTTTCTCATACGGTGATGTGCTTGGCGCTGGTGAAGGTTGGGCAAAATCAATATTGTTCAACAAAGATGCCAAAACCATGTTCAAAACCTTCTTCGAACGTGAAGATACGTTCTCGCTAGGTGTGTGTAACGGCTGTCAAATGTTGTCTAACCTAAAAGAAATCATCCCTGGTTCTGACGCTTGGCCACGTTTTGTACAAAACAAGTCAGAGCGTTTTGAAGCTCGATTTAGCTTAGTTGAAATCCAACCTACCCCGTCTATCTTCTTTGATGGTATGGAAGGTTCACGTATGCCTATCGCCGTTTCACACGGTGAAGGTCGTGCAGAGTTTAAATCAGATGATGATATTGATACGGCAAACGAATCAGGCACTGTAGCTATGCGCTTTGTTGATAACTATGGTCATATCACTGAGACTTACCCGGCTAACCCGAACGGCTCACCTGATGGTATTACGGCACTAACAACAACAGATGGTCGAGTAACCATTATGATGCCGCACCCTGAACGTGTATTCCGCACAGTGGCTAACTCATGGCACCCTGATGAATGGCAAGAAGATTCGCCTTGGGTACGCATGTTTAGAAACGCACGTAAGTTTATAGGTTAA
- a CDS encoding nitroreductase family protein → MKAHDSSPLSDYIEYTSDEMLQRSADFYENIKRRHSVRSFSNRPVAKRIIENCIKAAGTAPSGANHQPWHFVAISSHDVKKQIRQQAEIHESNFYQGRGGEEWLDALKPLGTDANKPYLEHAPWLIAVFSEKKGGIAVEDKNTNYYVHESVGIATGFLINALHSSGLVTLTHTPKPMSFLTKVCDRDENSRPYMLIIAGYPSENATVPHHAMSKKKLEDIATFL, encoded by the coding sequence ATGAAAGCCCATGACTCATCGCCTTTAAGCGATTATATTGAATACACAAGTGACGAAATGTTACAGCGTTCTGCTGATTTTTATGAAAATATTAAACGCCGCCATAGTGTCCGCAGTTTTAGTAACCGCCCTGTTGCAAAACGCATTATTGAAAACTGTATTAAAGCCGCAGGAACCGCGCCAAGCGGAGCTAACCATCAACCATGGCATTTTGTCGCCATCAGTAGTCACGACGTTAAAAAACAAATCCGCCAACAAGCAGAAATTCACGAAAGTAACTTTTATCAAGGCCGAGGTGGTGAGGAATGGTTAGATGCGTTAAAACCGTTAGGTACAGATGCTAATAAACCGTACTTAGAGCATGCGCCCTGGTTAATTGCCGTTTTCAGTGAGAAAAAAGGCGGCATTGCTGTCGAAGATAAAAACACCAATTACTATGTACATGAGTCAGTGGGGATCGCTACCGGCTTTTTAATTAATGCTTTGCATTCAAGCGGCTTAGTAACGTTAACCCATACACCAAAGCCTATGTCATTTTTGACAAAAGTATGTGACCGTGATGAAAATAGTCGCCCTTACATGCTAATCATTGCTGGTTATCCGAGCGAAAACGCTACCGTGCCACATCACGCCATGAGCAAGAAAAAACTTGAAGACATTGCGACATTTTTGTAA
- the hemW gene encoding radical SAM family heme chaperone HemW, producing the protein MLIAPPLSLYIHIPWCVEKCPYCDFNSHALKHAIPEQDYIAQLLLDLDSDIERFSLNNRPLHSIFIGGGTPSLFSAPAIDQLLTEVLQRFEHKADIEITLEANPGTVEAEKFIGFFNGGVSRLSIGVQSFASDKLIKLGRIHDSEQAKIAANLASECGVKSFNLDLMHGLPEQTVAHALDDLKTAISLNPSHISWYQLTIEPNTAFHSRPPKLPQDEVLWNIQDQGIALLNQAGYQQYEISAYSKPEFQCQHNLNYWKFGDYLGIGCGAHGKITDVTNKTIHRTVKVKHPKGYLDTSRKALDKLHTVSAEELPFEYMMNRLRLFSGFSLEEYQAFTGLSIDSVLPTLLKAQDKNLMEFNGTQWSVSKLGHRYLNDLLEMFL; encoded by the coding sequence ACTTTAACTCTCACGCATTAAAACACGCGATTCCAGAGCAAGACTATATTGCACAATTGCTGCTTGATTTAGACAGTGACATTGAACGTTTTAGTCTGAATAACAGACCTTTGCATTCAATTTTTATTGGTGGCGGTACGCCAAGTTTATTTTCAGCCCCCGCTATCGATCAGCTATTAACTGAAGTATTACAGCGTTTTGAACATAAAGCCGATATCGAAATTACCTTAGAAGCGAACCCTGGCACCGTTGAAGCAGAAAAATTTATTGGCTTTTTTAATGGCGGTGTTTCAAGATTATCTATCGGGGTGCAAAGCTTTGCCTCTGATAAATTAATTAAGCTAGGTCGGATTCATGATAGCGAGCAAGCCAAAATAGCAGCAAACTTAGCCAGCGAATGTGGCGTAAAAAGCTTCAATCTTGACTTAATGCATGGCTTACCTGAACAAACGGTAGCCCATGCACTTGATGATTTAAAAACAGCGATTAGTTTAAATCCAAGCCATATTTCTTGGTATCAACTCACCATTGAGCCCAATACTGCGTTTCATTCTAGGCCACCAAAACTCCCGCAAGATGAAGTACTTTGGAATATTCAAGACCAAGGCATTGCGTTATTGAATCAAGCCGGATATCAACAATATGAAATTTCAGCCTACAGCAAGCCTGAATTTCAATGTCAGCATAATCTTAACTATTGGAAGTTTGGCGATTATCTCGGTATTGGCTGCGGTGCTCACGGTAAAATTACTGATGTTACAAACAAAACTATTCACCGGACGGTGAAAGTAAAACATCCAAAAGGGTATTTAGATACCAGCAGAAAAGCACTTGATAAACTGCATACGGTGAGTGCTGAAGAGTTGCCTTTTGAATACATGATGAACCGTTTGCGCCTGTTTTCTGGTTTCTCACTTGAAGAATATCAAGCTTTTACGGGTTTAAGCATCGATAGTGTTTTACCTACATTATTAAAAGCTCAAGATAAAAACTTAATGGAATTTAATGGCACACAATGGTCAGTTAGCAAGCTTGGGCATAGATACCTTAACGATTTATTAGAAATGTTTTTATAA